The sequence TGTTAACGAAGAAACAGGCAAGCTGAACAGCAATGTCAAAGATGTAGAAGGCAATGAAGTGTTTGTGCGCACTTACCACCAAACGGTGAAAAAAGTAACCGAAGACTTTGCCGAGCTGCGTTTTAATACAGGGATTTCCCAATTAATGGTGTTTGTAAACGAGGGAAATAAGCAAGAGGTATTGCCAAAAGCGCTAATAGAGGGCTTTGTCAAGCTTTTGTCGCCAGTTGCTCCTCATATTGCCGAAGAGCTTTGGGAGAAGCTTGGTCATACAGATACGATTACGTATGAAGCGTGGCCGACATATGATGAGTCGTTGCTCGTTGAAAACGAAGTTGAGGTCGTCGTGCAAATGAATGGCAAAGTTAAAACGAAGCTCGTTGTTAACAAAGGAGCCTCAAAAGAAGAAATGGAAGCAGCAGCACTCGCTGATGAAAAAGTGCAAGCAGCTATCGGCGAGAAAACGATTCGCAAAGTCATCGCTGTTCCTGGAAAGCTTGTCAACATTGTTGTCGGTTAACCATTAAACCCAGATTAATGTAATTCGTCCCCTATCCTCTTTGGCGAGAAGAGGATAGGTTTTTTTGTGAAAAGAAAACCCCGGGCTCGGCCCGGGGTTCCAAAAAGCTTCCAGCGAGGTATTAAAAAAACTCCACCGCGGTGCTAAAATATATTTGGTTCGCCAACCAATATATGAAGCAAACGGAGGAGTTTTAAATGTCTAAAGACACTAACAGTTTAGCACATACAAAGTGGAATTGTAAGTATCATATAGTATTTGCCCCAAAGTACAGAAGGCAGGTAATCTATGGGAAACTTAAAAAAGACATTGGAGAAATATTAAGAACGTTGAGTGAAAGAAAAGGTGTCGAAATTATTGAAGCAACTGCTTGTAAAGATCACATACATATGCTGGTGAGTATTCCGCCGAAAATCAGTGTGTCTTCATTTGTGGGATATTTGAAAGGGAAAAGTAGCTTGATGATATTCGATCGGCATGCAAATTTAAAATATCGATACGGAAATCGAAAATTTTGGTGCACAGGTTTTTATGTAGATACAGTGGGAAGAAATAAGAAAGTAATTGAAGAATATATAAAAAACCAAATACAAGATGATATAGTCGCAGAACAATTAAGTTTGTTGGAGTATGTAGATCCATTTACAGGTGAAGAGGTAAAGCGTAAAAAGAAAAGAATGCGCTAGGAGGCCTTTAAGGTCTGGCCAGTGAAAGTAGTACAATTGGCGAACCGTTCAGTAGCCCTTTAGGGTTTGGTCAGTAACAAAGGCTTTCAGCCGTAGAACAAACCACCCGTTGTCACGGGTGGTTTTGATTGCGGGAAAATAGGCGAAATCCGAACGTTAGAGCGTATGAATAGATAAATGTAAAGAATTCGTGTTGACGAATATTGTCGAAAGGTGTAAGATGACGAGTGTAAAACAAGGGAGGATGACAATCTGTGATCTTTGAACAGCAATACAAAGAAATTCTTGCCATCGCTCGTGACATTTTTGCCCATCCTGAACTTGGCTATAAAGAAACGCGCACTAGTGAATTAGTCCGTACATTTATTGAACAGAAAAACCCCGCAGCTATCATTGAACCTTTTAGCACAACAGGGCTAAAAACGGAATTAACGACGGACAAGCATAAGACAATCGCGTTCATTGCCGAATTGGATGCGGTTTATGCGCCTAGCCACCATATGGCTGACAAAAAGACTGGCGCAGCCCATAACTGTGGCCATTATACACAAGTAGCCATTGCCCTTGCGTTGTACAATTATTTCGTACAAACTGGCGACCACATTCAGTTTGATTTTAATGTAGCTTTTATATTTGTTCCGGCAGAGGAATATCTTGATCTTGCTTACCGTGAAGAGTTGCTTAATAATGGCACGATTGGCCACTATGGCGGCAAACCAGAAGCGATGAGACTCGGAATGTTTGACAACATCGATGCGAGTATTTGCATTCATGCCATCGGTGGAGCATTTGAAAAACGGACTGTTGAAATCAATTGTGATTTAGCAGGTTTTTTGTATAAATATTATGACTTTATTGGCGAAGCAGCACATGCAGGCTTCGATCCGTTTGCTGCCAAAAATGCTTACAGCATGTCAACGTTGTTTAATGTTGCTTTAGGACTTGTACGCCAGCAGCTAAAAGACAGTGAAAATGTACGGATGAACCCGATTGTCTCAGCTAGCGATATGTCCACAAATGTGATTCCCAACGCGATTCGTATCGGCTCCGATTTGCGCACAAAGACGTTAGCCTATATGGGAGAAGTCGCTAAAAAAATGGACGCTGCTGCACGTGGAAGCGCCCACGCTCTTCAAGGCGAAGTCGCCATTCATACGCAAATGGGTTACCTCCCCTTTGTACAAGACCGTTACTTGTCCACCTTTGTAAAACAGGCGTTTGCAAAAACGGAGGAAGTAGAAGAGTTGCTCGAAAACAACGCGATTAGCGCAGCAGGTGATATTGGCGATTTGTCGTACATGATGCCATGTATTCAAATTGGCCACAGCGGTTTTGCAGGCACCATCCACGGCGACGATTTTATCGATGTTGATCCACATTTTCTGTTTGCAGTGTTCCCGCGGTTTCTCACTCAAGTATTTGCTGAGTTAAATGGAGTAGACTGGAGCCGTCTGTATAAACGGAGTTATGACGACTATTTAGCTGTAATTGAAACAGTGATGACGAGCAACACCAATTTATAAACGAACAGGGGTGCACTATGAAAGGCACATTTATTTACTTGCTTTTGTTTTCTCTAATTGTGATCGCCGTCTCTGAAATGATTGGCTTTCAAAGCATCGCGATTGGTCCCCTATCGATCAATCTGTTACCGCTATTATTTGCGATTTTAATTACAATGGTGTTTGCGTTTTCGATTTTTCGTAAAGGAATTCTTAAAAAAGTCTACAGTAAAAGCAATGTTTCCTTTTCAGGCACGTATTTAATTATCATTATGCTGCCACTTATGGCCCGCTACGGGGCAGATGTAGCCCCGCAAATCCGGGAAATTCTCAGTATTGGATGGATTTTCATTGTTCAAGAATTTGGCAATTTAGGCACAGTTTTATTAGGCTTGCCTGCTGCACTATTGCTAGGTTTGCGGCGTGAGGCGATTGGCGCCACGCTTGGAATTGGTCGCGAAGGCGAGCTCGCCTATATTTCTGAAAAATATACGTTAAACTCTGATGAAGGGAGAGGGGTCTTGTCGCTGTACATTATCGGTACGCTATTTGGTGCGATCTTTTTCAGCATTTTGCCGCCAGTTTTGTTGCATTTCGGATTTAGCGTTGAGTCGCTGGCCATTTCTGCGGGCGTTGGTTCAGGCAGTATGATGACAGCCGCCTCTTCATCACTCGTAGCAAGCCATCCAGACAAAGAGAGCATCATTCTTGCTTATGCTTCGGCAAGCCAACTACTCACAAGCTTTATTGGCACGTTTACGATGGTGTTTTTGGCGGCTCCTTTGCAACGGTTCATGTATCGCACGCTGACACGGAAGGAGGCTAAATGATGGAATTAATTATAAAAAATAAATATATGAAGATGAGCCTCATTCTTTTGCTCAGCATCATGTTGATTCTTTTTACCCATAGCATGAAGCTTCTGTTTCATCCTGGCTCGGTAGGGAGCATTTCGCTGATGACGGTAGCAGGCCTTGGCTCGCTGTGGCTGTTTTCATTGATTGGTTTGTTTATTGGCGATTTAGCCAAAAAACTTCCGATCGGCTTTGTTGCAAATTTTCCTGTTCTTGGCTGGGTTAGCATCACGTCCCTGACCCTATGTTTGTTGTTTGATGGATTTGTCCAAGCGATCCAAGCGGTTGATTTTTTGTCAATAACGACGCCGATTTTAACATATGCGGGCATTTCTGTTGCTGACCGCTTAGTCGAGTTGCGGAAGCTGTCTTGGAAAATTGCGATTGTGGCGATTTTTGTCTTTACAGGCACATATTTGGCAAGTGCCGTGCTAGCCGAGGTCGGTTTGCGTATCGCATCATAAATGAAAACAATCTCAATAAAAAACATCCATAGGGAAGCAATAGACATTCCTTATGGATGTTTTCTTTTCTAGTCATATTGAATAATGGGCTCTATTTTACACGCAGCTTAAAAAGTCATCATTGTTCCCAAGAAGCTTATAACATTGTTGTCGATAGAAGTACTCGTTGTTGTAACAATATCTAGGTAGAACGGAATGGAAAAGCTAGAATGAAGTGGAAAGGTTTCTTGTCACGTTCGTTTAACAATGATATAAGGTAAGAAAGGAGAGCAAATAGTAACCTTTAGTAAAACAAGTTTCATACGAAAGGGGAAATTTTTTAATGTCTTGGGATTATCACAAATACCTGCATATATATGCTCAGCATACCCATCATCAAGAGTCATTCATTGTAGGCAATAAAGAAGCGCTACTAGAATTAAGGAATTTAATCGATCAAGCCCTTAAAGAAGGGGAAGCCAAAGGCGTTTTTTTCCCATCAGATGAGGAGGGGTATCCATTATATGTTTCGTTAGTGGATAATGAGGACAGCTTTTTGTCTCTTGAAATGCCGTATACAGAGCAATTCGGCGATGATAATCAACATTTCCATTTTATAAATACACAAAATGATCCGAATGCCCCGTACTCACCGGCAACTTTGTTCAAAGAAGAGGAAAAAGGAGAGGAATAAAGCTCTCACCTTTTCTTTTTTAGTATAGTGTAGTTATGTTTTGAAGCTTTAAAGAGTAGGGGTGGTTCATTCGTCCGATTGTTAAACAATAGATTTCCTAATTCTATTTTTACGATAAATAAGTGGTTTGACTATTAGTTAGCTACGGCTTACAGCTGAGTTATTTGTTTGCAAAAAGGGCTGCTGACTGCCCGGCTGTATAGCCAGTCGAGAAAGCGCATGTAATGTTAAAACCGCCTGTATAGCCATGGATGTCGAGCACTTCCCCACAAAAATACAAGCCTGTTGTTTTTTTGGAGTGCATCGTTTTTGGCTCAATTTCTTTAATTGATACGCCGCCACCTGTGACAAATGCTTTTTCAATCGACAATGTCCCATCGGCATGTAATGGAAACGCGTCTAATGCTGATGCTAATTTTCGAAAGGCATCGTGTGGGGTATTGGCGCACATTTCACTGGAATCGATCTCTAATGACCCATATAAGTACAAAAGCAATCGCTCAGGGGCCACCCCTTTTAATGCTGTTTTTAACGTTTTTTTAGGCTCTGCCTTTGCCCGTTTGACGAGCGCTTGGAAAAGGCTCTCTGCCGATTGTTCGGGGAACAACTTAATCGTCATTGGGATCGTAGGCGTTTTGAACTTTTTCAGCGCCTTGACAACAAACTGGCTACAGCGTAATGCCGCGGGACCGGATATGCCGAAATGGGTAAAAATCATGTCGCCTTCATGGGAAATGATTTTTTTGCCGTTTGGCCTCAGTACCGCTAGTTCAATTCCGCGTAAAGACAGGCCTTGAAGAGACTGATCGCTGATAAAGGAATCGGCGAGTGTAATGGGCACTTCCGTCGGATAAAGCTCAGTAATTGTGTGGCCTGCTTTTTTGGCCCACGGGTATCCGTCGCCAGTAGATCCTGTGTGGGGCACTGATTTGCCGCCAGTAGCGATAATCAGCGCTTTTGTGCCAATGTGTTGCCCGTCTTCGAGTGCCACTCCAACTGCCTGGCCGTCTTCTACGATAATGTCGGCGACTCGGGCATTCGTACGGATGGTGACATCAAGTTTACGGATTTGTGCAAGCAGTGTGTCGACCACAGTTTGTGCTTTATCGTTAACAGGAAACATCCGTCCTCTGTCTTCTTCTTTTAAGCGAATTCCTAAGCCTTCAAAAAAAGCAATAATCGATTCATTGTCAAATACAGCGAATGGGCTATGCATAAAGCGGCCATTCCCTGGAATGTTTTCAATCAACTGTTTCCTTTCCATCCTGTTGGTGACATTGCAGCGTCCCCCGCCTGAAATCGCAAGTTTGCGACCGAGTTTGTTGCCTTTATCGAGCAAGAGGACGTGTGCCCCTTGTTGCGCAGCGGCGACAGAAGCCATCAGGCCAGAGGGTCCGCCGCCGACTATAATTACATCGTAGTTGTCCATTCATTTCATCCTCACTTTTTTCACTCTTACCATTGTACACAAAAAAATAGAAAACAAAAGGGCAAAACAAGCAGGAGGTAACGGTTTTTAAAGCGAAATAAAAGATGGACCGATTTGGAGATTGGAGTGGAAGCAATGGAAGGAATCGCAACGAAGAAATTAGAAACGTTACAAACACAAGTCATCGAATGGCGCAGGTATCTTCATGCAAACCCAGAGTTGTCGTTTGAGGAAGTAGAAACGCCTGCTTTTATCGTACAGAAATTAAAGGAAATTGGATTTACAGATATACGCGAACATGTAGGCGGTCGCGGTGTGGTAGCAAAGCTCCACGGCAAAAAGCCAGGACCGACAATCGCTTTTCGTGCTGATTTTGACGCATTGCCGATTCATGAAGAAAATGATGTTTCTTATGCATCGACGAAGCCAGGCGTTATGCACGCTTGTGGGCATGATGGCCACACAGCTGCTTTGTTAGGTGTTGCGGCAACGTTGTTTGACCAAGTAGATGAGCTTCGTGGGACAATCGTGTTTTTGTTCCAGCACGCTGAGGAAAAACCTCCTGGCGGCGCCCGTGAAATGATTGCTGACGGATGTTTAGAAGGGGTTGATGCCGTATTTGGCGCCCACGTATCCTCGCAAATTCCACTTGGGCAAATAAATGCAAGCCCTGGAGCAGTTATGGCAGCAGTTGATGCGTTTACTGTGAATATACAAGGAAAAGGCGGGCACGGCGCCCATCCTCATTCGACGATTGATTCGATTGTGATTGGCAGCCAGCTTGTCAATGATTTGCAAACCATTGTTAGCCGCCGCATCAATCCTATGGATACGGCCGTTGTCACAGTTGGCGTCTTCCAAGCAGGCACAGCGTTCAACGTAATTGCAGATACGGCGCGAATTGAAGGAACAGTGCGCACCTTTCAAGAAGAAACGCGCGCTTTCATAGAAGAAGAAATTCGGGCGATTGTTTCTGGGAAGGAGCATGGCGGCCATGTCACTTGCACGATTGATTATTTAAATGGCTATCCGCCGCTTGTAAATGCCGAAAAAGAAACAGAATTCATTCGCGACTTGGCAAAAGGGGTTTTTGGGGAAGGTAATGTATTAATGTTGCCAGCTGCACTTGGGGGCGAGGATTTTGCCTATTACTTAGAAGAAAAGCCTGGGTGCTTTTTCCACGTTGGCGGCCGGACGGAAGAAGAACGGACGCAATTTCCTCATCACCACCCTCGTTTTGATTTTGATGAACGGGCACTTTTCCATATTGGCGAAATGTTTTTGGCCATTGCGAATCAGTATTTGCGTAGCCACTAAAGCAGATCACTCAGACTAGAAAACAATTGTCAGCTTAGGAAAGAAGGGGAATGAGCCTGTTGGCTACAGTCTAAGCAAACGTAACCGTTATGGTTCGCTTGCTTTAGTGCTCCTTTGGGAAATGGTTTGCAAACCGCTGAGTGGCTGCTCGCTAAAGTGTAAGCAGTCGTATAAGATTCTGTTTCAATCGAAGTTCTCCTGATTAAGTAGCAAACTAGAAGGGAATGAGCTGAGAAAAGGAGAGGTGGGTAAAATGAAGCGTTATACAATTGATACAAGCAAACATAGTGACATGATTGACATTACCGCCCAAGTTGAAGCGGCTGTCAAAGCAAGTGGTGTCCATTCAGGTATAGCCATTGTCCAGTCGTTGCATACAACGGCTGGCATTACCGTCAATGAAAATGCTGATCCAGATGTTGTCATTGATTTTTTGCGCCGCCTTGATGAAGTTTTCCCATGGGAACACCCACAGGACCGCCACATGGAAGGAAATACGGCGGCTCATTTGAAAACATCGACTGTAGGGTCGTCACAAACGGTTTTAATTGACGGTGGCCGGCTTGTGCTTGGCACATGGCAAGGCATTTATTTTTGTGAATTTGATGGCCCCCGTGCAAACCGGTCGTTTGTTGTCCAAGTCATAGAGGGCAGATTATGATTCAGGCAGAAGCCGTATGGAACGGCAAGGCGGCTCTTGGAGAAGGCCCTTTATGGGATGAAGGAGAGCAAGTTCTCTACTGGGTAGATATTGATGGTTATAAGCTCCATCGCTTTCACCCTAAAACAAATGACGATCAACAGCTTTCGTTTGCCCAACATGTGTCAGCAATTGTCAAAAAGGCTGGTGGCGGTTTTGTCCTTGCGATGGGGGATGGCCTATACTTATATGAGGAAGAACGGCTGACGCCTTATTTCCTCTTGCCGCAAGGGGGAAAGCAGCTCCGTTTTAATGATGCAAAATGCGATCCTGCTGGAAGGTTATGGGCAGGAACGATGGCGTTTGACTGTCATTCGCCGATTGGCGCTCTTTATTGCCTTGACCATAACGGCCAGATAAGCAAAGCGCTTTCCGGACTTGCCATTTCAAACGGGCTTGCGTGGGACGAAGAGAAAGGGCTGCTCTACCATAATGAAACTGCGAGTGCGTCCACGACAGCTTACCGTTTCGATGAACAGACAGGGGAAATGTCGGAACCACGTATAATTGACATTCCTTATCAATCTTATAACGGCAGTCCAGACGGCATGGCAATTGATGAAAACGGCCATTTGTGGATTGCTTTGTATGGAGCTGGTAAAGTGATTTGCGTAGACCCCGATAACGGGAATGTACTTGAGGAAGTCGTTGTGCCAGCAACGAATGTAACTTCTTGTGCATTTGGCGGGGAAGACTACAGGACGTTGTATGTGACGACAGCCGACAAGCACGGAGAGCCTGAAGGAGGCAGCCTATTTGCCGCCAGAGTAGAAAGCGCAGGCTTGCCGGCACACGCCTACCTCTCACGGAAATAGCGTAATAGAAACCAGCTGCCCTTGGGGTGGCTGGTTTTCGTGTGCACATGGTATGAACTTTTTCGATCGTTTTTATAAAGAGAAGCAATTCTTGTTAATCTATGCTAAAATGCGAAAGAGGTCGCCTCGTCTTGAGGCGTGTCGAAATAACGTACGAATGAATGAAATGTGAACGATGTAGAAACGGGGGAAGTCATGGCTGCTTCAAAGCTCATGCAAGGAACGAAAGTATTGACCGTGGCGACGCTAACGTCAAAATTGATTGGTTTTGTTTATGTCATTCCTTTTACGGCACTTGTTGGTTTACAAGGGAATGCCCTCTATCAAAATGGCTATACACCGTATTCGATTTTACTTACATTATCGACGCTTGGCGTGCCTGTTGCCATGTCTAAGTATGTTTCAAAATACCACGCTCTAGGCGATTATGAAACAGCGCACCGCTTGTTCAAGTCGGGGATTTGGTTTATGGCCGTTACAGGCCTTCTTGCATTTTTAGTCATGTTTTTAGGCGCTCCTGCCCTTGCGTCGCTTAGTTATCAACCTAGTGAAACAGATCAGTATACGTTTGACAACGTTGTCTATGTGATCCGCATGGTTAGTTTTGCGCTGCTTATTATTCCAATAATGGCGATTGTCCGCGGCTATTTGCAAGGGTTTCAACAAATGGTGCCGACATCCGTTTCGCAAGTCGTTGAGCAGCTTGTCCGGGTTGTCTTTATTTTAGCGGCTTCGTTTGCTGTCATGTCTATCGGCAGCGGCGATTTGCCACGTGCCGTCGGTTTTGCGACGTTTGGCGCTTTTGTCGGCGGAATTGGCGGAATGGCTACGTTGCTTTATTTTTATTTCAAACAGCGTCCTACGATTTTGGCACGTGTACAAAGCCACCCTGCCAAAGAAAGACAAACGCTTCCGAGCATGTATAAGGAACTGATTTCTTATGCATTGCCTCTTTCTTTTGTCGGCTTGGCGATTCCTTTTTTCCAGGCTGTCGACTTGTATTCGATTGAGGGGGCGCTTTCTGGGACAGAGTATGCCAGCGAAGCGAAAGCGTTTGTCGGCGCTTTAACAGGAGTGGCCCATAAAATTGTCCTTATCCCAATGGCGCTAGCAACGGCATTATCAATTACGTTAGTGCCGACGATTACAAAAGCATACGTTAATCAAGACAATAAGCTTTTACAAAGCTATATTACGCAAACGTACCAAGTGATTTTATTTATTGGCATCCCAGCGGCGATTGGTATGTCTGTTCTAGCAGAGCCAATTTATTTTGCGCTATTCGGCAGTGCGAACTTGGAGCTAGGAGCGAAAACGCTAGGTTTTTACGCGCCGGCAACATTGTTTTTTTCTATATATGCCGTAACTGGTTCGATTTTGCAAGGAATGGATCGGCAAAGGAACGCTGTTTTGTCCCTTGTCGTCGGGCTCGTTTTAAAGCTAGGGCTTACTTATGTATTTTTAAAATGGTTCGGGCCATATGGCGCGATTTGGACAACTTATATTGGTTTCGGGGTAGGCATTGCCTTAAATGTTTATTTCATCGGCCGATTTGCTAAATTTGACTATACGTTTATTTATCGAAGAACGGTGCTGATCTTTATATTTGCCGCTATTATGGGAGCTGCGGTATGGGTATTTGACAATGGGCTTGCAGCTTTATTTCCAGAGTTGTCCCGTGTGACAACGTTTATCGTCTTACTTGTTAGCATCGGCGTTGGTTTAATTGTTTACTTCTATTTGGCCATCCGTTCCCATTTGGCTGGAAAAGTGCTTGGAGAGCGGTTTAAATTGTAACGTAGCTCATTTGTGCACACATAAAACAGATTGAATGGACTTGTTTCAATTTAGTCTTGGCAGACCAAAGCGGCGGCAAAGCTTGTTTATCGGCAAGGAGCATGACTTGTTCCGCAACTTTCCCATAAACTAGATGATTTTCGACATTTGTTTATAAGAAAACCCTCTTTTTCATGGGGACAAGCTTTGATATAATGAAGCAAGTTTATTCCGATTTAATGGGCGGTTTGACTCTTGCCTTCAGCGTAAGCTTTTGCGCGGGCCGCTGCCACGTTTAAAAGGCCCATAGGAGGACTAAAGTGAACTATTCCTTTCGCAAAGACAATGATTGGGTATTGATTGGAGCAACGGTTGCACTGACATTGTTTGGCTTATTAATGGTATACAGCGCTAGTTATGTGGAAGGTTATTTTTTGGAAACGCCGAATCCATATTACTATGTAACGAGGCAAGCGGTTTGGCTTGTCCTTGCCATTGCAGTGTTTTTGGTTGTGATGCATTTTCAATACCGACATTATAAAAAATTAACGCCTGCCATTGTGGTCATAGCGCTCTGTTTGCTTGTGCTTGTATTAGTAATCGGCGGAGGCAGCGAAGTCGGTGCGACACGGTGGATTCGTATCGGACCGATGAATTTGCAGCCTTCGGAGTTTGTGAAAATCGGAATGGCGATTTATCTTGCCCAAGTGTATTCGCAAAAACAAGCCTATATCAATGACTTTGTCAGAGGCATTTTGCCGCCGCTTATTATTGTCGGCGTTGCGTTTGCCCTCATTATGCGCCAACCTGACCTTGGGACAGGCACGTCAATATTGATGACAGCTATTCTTATGGTGTTCGTATCAGGGGCAAGGTGGAAGCATTTAATAGGCCTTGGGTTAGTGGGCGCTACGGTATTTGCTGCACTTGCGGTTTTTGAACCGTATCGGCTTGAGCGCCTTACGTCATTTGTCAATCCGTTTGCAAGCCCGGACGATAGCGGTTTTCAGCTTATTAACGGCTATTTGGCTATTTCAAATGGAGGCGTTACAGGCCTTGGCCTAGGGCAAAGCCTACAAAAGATGCGGATGCTTCCTGAAGGACATACCGATTTTATTTTAGCGGTCATTTCTGAAGAGTTGGGGCTTCTTGGCCTTGTGTTTATATTTGGTTGCTATGCGATCATCTTGTTTCGTGGGATATCGATTGGCGCCAAATGCAAAAATCCGTTTGGCAGTTTGCTCGCCTTTGGGATTGTGTTTCAGCTTGCGATTCAAATCATTTTTAATGTCGGAGCTGTTTCCGGCATGCTTCCGATTACAGGCATTACATTGCCTCTTGTATCATATGGGGGGACATCGCTGCTCATTACTCTTGTGGCAATCGCGATTTTGGCGAACATTCATCAAACCAACATGAGACAAGCACGCAAACAAGCTTCAGGCGAATCGCTATCAGCATAGATGGAGGCTATCAATGGAACGAAAACATACGGGGATTGATTATACGCTGTTGTTTCTGCTGTTTTTGCTTATGTGCGTCAGCTTAGTAGCAATTTACAGCGGAGCGGGGCAGTATTTTTCCGATGACCCCACTTATTTCGTCGTTAGACAATTAATATGGTACGGTATTGGTGCGGTCGTTATTGTCGCCGTAATGTTGGTTGACTTTGACTTGTTTCGAAACTTCTCCATTCCTGTTTATGCAATAGGGATGGTTTTGCTTTTGGCCGTCGAGTTTTTTGGAGTCGAACGGAACGGCGCCCAACGCTGGATTTTTGGTATTCAGCCATCCGAGTTTATGAAGATTTTCCT is a genomic window of Shouchella clausii containing:
- a CDS encoding M20/M25/M40 family metallo-hydrolase, with the protein product MIFEQQYKEILAIARDIFAHPELGYKETRTSELVRTFIEQKNPAAIIEPFSTTGLKTELTTDKHKTIAFIAELDAVYAPSHHMADKKTGAAHNCGHYTQVAIALALYNYFVQTGDHIQFDFNVAFIFVPAEEYLDLAYREELLNNGTIGHYGGKPEAMRLGMFDNIDASICIHAIGGAFEKRTVEINCDLAGFLYKYYDFIGEAAHAGFDPFAAKNAYSMSTLFNVALGLVRQQLKDSENVRMNPIVSASDMSTNVIPNAIRIGSDLRTKTLAYMGEVAKKMDAAARGSAHALQGEVAIHTQMGYLPFVQDRYLSTFVKQAFAKTEEVEELLENNAISAAGDIGDLSYMMPCIQIGHSGFAGTIHGDDFIDVDPHFLFAVFPRFLTQVFAELNGVDWSRLYKRSYDDYLAVIETVMTSNTNL
- a CDS encoding M20 metallopeptidase family protein; the protein is MEGIATKKLETLQTQVIEWRRYLHANPELSFEEVETPAFIVQKLKEIGFTDIREHVGGRGVVAKLHGKKPGPTIAFRADFDALPIHEENDVSYASTKPGVMHACGHDGHTAALLGVAATLFDQVDELRGTIVFLFQHAEEKPPGGAREMIADGCLEGVDAVFGAHVSSQIPLGQINASPGAVMAAVDAFTVNIQGKGGHGAHPHSTIDSIVIGSQLVNDLQTIVSRRINPMDTAVVTVGVFQAGTAFNVIADTARIEGTVRTFQEETRAFIEEEIRAIVSGKEHGGHVTCTIDYLNGYPPLVNAEKETEFIRDLAKGVFGEGNVLMLPAALGGEDFAYYLEEKPGCFFHVGGRTEEERTQFPHHHPRFDFDERALFHIGEMFLAIANQYLRSH
- a CDS encoding NAD(P)/FAD-dependent oxidoreductase; this encodes MDNYDVIIVGGGPSGLMASVAAAQQGAHVLLLDKGNKLGRKLAISGGGRCNVTNRMERKQLIENIPGNGRFMHSPFAVFDNESIIAFFEGLGIRLKEEDRGRMFPVNDKAQTVVDTLLAQIRKLDVTIRTNARVADIIVEDGQAVGVALEDGQHIGTKALIIATGGKSVPHTGSTGDGYPWAKKAGHTITELYPTEVPITLADSFISDQSLQGLSLRGIELAVLRPNGKKIISHEGDMIFTHFGISGPAALRCSQFVVKALKKFKTPTIPMTIKLFPEQSAESLFQALVKRAKAEPKKTLKTALKGVAPERLLLYLYGSLEIDSSEMCANTPHDAFRKLASALDAFPLHADGTLSIEKAFVTGGGVSIKEIEPKTMHSKKTTGLYFCGEVLDIHGYTGGFNITCAFSTGYTAGQSAALFANK
- a CDS encoding putative polysaccharide biosynthesis protein — its product is MAASKLMQGTKVLTVATLTSKLIGFVYVIPFTALVGLQGNALYQNGYTPYSILLTLSTLGVPVAMSKYVSKYHALGDYETAHRLFKSGIWFMAVTGLLAFLVMFLGAPALASLSYQPSETDQYTFDNVVYVIRMVSFALLIIPIMAIVRGYLQGFQQMVPTSVSQVVEQLVRVVFILAASFAVMSIGSGDLPRAVGFATFGAFVGGIGGMATLLYFYFKQRPTILARVQSHPAKERQTLPSMYKELISYALPLSFVGLAIPFFQAVDLYSIEGALSGTEYASEAKAFVGALTGVAHKIVLIPMALATALSITLVPTITKAYVNQDNKLLQSYITQTYQVILFIGIPAAIGMSVLAEPIYFALFGSANLELGAKTLGFYAPATLFFSIYAVTGSILQGMDRQRNAVLSLVVGLVLKLGLTYVFLKWFGPYGAIWTTYIGFGVGIALNVYFIGRFAKFDYTFIYRRTVLIFIFAAIMGAAVWVFDNGLAALFPELSRVTTFIVLLVSIGVGLIVYFYLAIRSHLAGKVLGERFKL
- a CDS encoding SMP-30/gluconolactonase/LRE family protein, producing MIQAEAVWNGKAALGEGPLWDEGEQVLYWVDIDGYKLHRFHPKTNDDQQLSFAQHVSAIVKKAGGGFVLAMGDGLYLYEEERLTPYFLLPQGGKQLRFNDAKCDPAGRLWAGTMAFDCHSPIGALYCLDHNGQISKALSGLAISNGLAWDEEKGLLYHNETASASTTAYRFDEQTGEMSEPRIIDIPYQSYNGSPDGMAIDENGHLWIALYGAGKVICVDPDNGNVLEEVVVPATNVTSCAFGGEDYRTLYVTTADKHGEPEGGSLFAARVESAGLPAHAYLSRK
- a CDS encoding DUF3100 domain-containing protein, yielding MKGTFIYLLLFSLIVIAVSEMIGFQSIAIGPLSINLLPLLFAILITMVFAFSIFRKGILKKVYSKSNVSFSGTYLIIIMLPLMARYGADVAPQIREILSIGWIFIVQEFGNLGTVLLGLPAALLLGLRREAIGATLGIGREGELAYISEKYTLNSDEGRGVLSLYIIGTLFGAIFFSILPPVLLHFGFSVESLAISAGVGSGSMMTAASSSLVASHPDKESIILAYASASQLLTSFIGTFTMVFLAAPLQRFMYRTLTRKEAK
- the tnpA gene encoding IS200/IS605 family transposase, with translation MSKDTNSLAHTKWNCKYHIVFAPKYRRQVIYGKLKKDIGEILRTLSERKGVEIIEATACKDHIHMLVSIPPKISVSSFVGYLKGKSSLMIFDRHANLKYRYGNRKFWCTGFYVDTVGRNKKVIEEYIKNQIQDDIVAEQLSLLEYVDPFTGEEVKRKKKRMR
- a CDS encoding secondary thiamine-phosphate synthase enzyme YjbQ, producing MKRYTIDTSKHSDMIDITAQVEAAVKASGVHSGIAIVQSLHTTAGITVNENADPDVVIDFLRRLDEVFPWEHPQDRHMEGNTAAHLKTSTVGSSQTVLIDGGRLVLGTWQGIYFCEFDGPRANRSFVVQVIEGRL